A genomic region of Methanosarcina thermophila TM-1 contains the following coding sequences:
- a CDS encoding ArsR family transcriptional regulator gives MGKRTRIINDPSYLVPLLRTFGSRTHKKIFDALSNKWMTKAEIDEFIGADSSKSLHILKKAGLLESQWRVPEAGQKPSKEYHSSYSKVQVNFQCSFEDLSDIIMLTFKPYEEVKDAIEELERLVEEGNTSMSNLTRTLNKNPFYICAVARRSERLSVMGQRLKLIEDVEENYD, from the coding sequence ATGGGTAAAAGAACTCGGATAATTAACGATCCTTCCTATTTAGTACCATTGCTCAGGACTTTTGGGTCAAGAACTCATAAAAAAATATTCGATGCACTTTCAAACAAATGGATGACAAAAGCTGAGATTGATGAGTTCATAGGTGCAGACTCGTCAAAAAGCCTTCACATTCTGAAAAAAGCCGGACTTCTTGAGAGCCAGTGGAGAGTTCCGGAGGCAGGACAAAAACCCTCCAAAGAATACCACAGCTCCTATTCCAAAGTTCAGGTTAACTTCCAGTGTTCGTTTGAAGATCTGAGCGATATCATCATGCTTACTTTTAAGCCGTATGAGGAAGTCAAAGACGCAATCGAAGAACTGGAAAGGCTTGTTGAAGAAGGCAATACCTCCATGAGCAACCTCACGCGGACTCTTAATAAAAACCCATTCTATATCTGTGCAGTTGCTCGCAGATCTGAAAGGCTTTCGGTAATGGGACAGAGATTAAAATTAATTGAAGATGTAGAGGAGAACTACGACTGA